The Synchiropus splendidus isolate RoL2022-P1 chromosome 1, RoL_Sspl_1.0, whole genome shotgun sequence genome includes a window with the following:
- the nufip1 gene encoding nuclear fragile X mental retardation-interacting protein 1: MSEPAHYPSPDFDRPPTNSFTLPSRSSFHASMWSWTESPTEPSRGSCAQPPWHQSPVATSYNYYTHGHHNAQTGHGWHQAGHRGGWQHYNPSGNHGKTNKKEPEYLFFCDTCDRGFKNNEKYGEHMAQHVQCSVPDCSFTAHEKIVSIHWKNNHAPGKKRIKLDTPEEIAKWREERRRNYPTLQNIEKKMKVMEEREVTGAVLETAQFGRMRGRGRGQRWMHGRGKRGRQYPGASHCSTAERPPQLTTPRSDGDPLGALVSNEHESDKDEAAAESRSSSVTVPPKQMSSALACLVASYGSASESDEEPGASPLLRAQEAVQENLEILSMSAPKVPCDDGSHTGSKLQSPHANRRGGRGRGGRGGMRGRGGHQATPQQRRPTLLEMLLASDIRHERNVLLQCVRFVVQNNFFRHENGAQSGEATRGCSDPPREGTRQRRDVPSDVLLPQCSPVIPEALATMVGPYLSENSLDLSERTCPSTDHAADELRWSSEETGPTAATYDDEIWESHLVT, from the exons ATGTCTGAACCGGCGCACTATCCTTCTCCGGACTTCGACCGTCCCCCGACGAACTCATTCACGCTGCCGTCTCGCAGCAGCTTCCACGCGAGCATGTGGAGTTGGACCGAGTCGCCCACGGAACCGAGCCGGGGCTCGTGCGCCCAACCGCCCTGGCACCAGAGTCCAGTTGCAACTTCTTACAACTACTACACGCACGGTCACCACAAcg CTCAGACAGGTCATGGATGGCATCAAGCTGGACACAGAGGTGGATGGCAACATTACAACCCCTCAGGAAACCACGGGAAAACG AACAAGAAAGAAcctgaatatttgtttttctgcgATACCTGTGACCGTGGATTCAAAAATAACGAGAAGTATGGCGAACACATGGCACAACACGTTCAG TGCTCCGTCCCTGACTGCAGTTTTACAGCGCACGAAAAAATAGTCAGCATCCATTGGAAAAAC AACCATGCGCCTGGAAAAAAGAGAATTAAACTGGACACACCAGAGGAGATTGCCAAGTGGCGGGAGGAAAGGCgaag GAACTATCCCACCCTGCAGAacattgagaaaaaaatgaaggtgaTGGAGGAGCGGGAAGTGACGGGAGCAGTACTGGAAACGGCCCAGTTTGG GCGCATGAGGGGCAGGGGGCGAGGACAGCGATGGATGCATGGCCGAGGCAAAAGAGGGAGGCAGTATCCAGGAGCATCACACTGCAGCACGGCAGAGAGACCCCCCCAGCTCACCACACCCCGCTCAGATGGCGATCCATTAGGAGCGCTGGTCAGCAATGAACACG AATCAGACAAAGATGAGGCTGCTGCTGAGAGTAGGTCGTCTTCAGTCACAGTGCCTCCGAAACAGATGAGCTCAGCACTTGCGTGCCTGGTTGCCAGTTATGGTTCTGCCAGCGAGAGTGATGAAGAGCCTGGAG CTTCCCCTCTTCTCAGGGCACAGGAGGCTGTGCAGGAAAACTTGGAAATACTGAGCATGTCTGCGCCAAAGGTTCCATGTGATGATGGGTCACACACTGGCTCAAAGCTTCAGTCACCTCATGCAAACAGGAGAGGGGGGcgaggcagaggagggaggggtgggatgagaggaagaggaggacaccaAGCTACGCCACAGCAGCGTCGCCCCACGCTGCTTGAGATG tTGCTTGCCTCAGACATCCGGCACGAGAGGAACGTCCTTCTTCAATGTGTGCGATTTGTGGTGCAAAACAACTTCTTCAGGCATGAGAATGGAGCCCAGAGTGGAGAGGCAACCCGGGGTTGCTCTGATCCTCCGAGGGAAGGGACCAGGCAGAGGCGTGACGTGCCAAGTGATGTGTTGTTACCGCAGTGCTCTCCTGTCATTCCCGAAGCGCTTGCTACCATGGTGGGCCCATACCTCTCAGAGAACAGTCTGGACCTGAGTGAGCGCACGTGCCCGTCCACGGACCACGCAGCCGACGAGTTGAGATGGAGCTCAGAAGAAACAGGGCCCACAGCGGCTACGtatgacgatgaaatatgggaGAGCCATTTGGTGACATGA